The genomic DNA TAGAAATTACAGATGGTGATTTCTCTTTgattgttcatatatttttttcccatCGTATTCATTTTGGAAAAGTCTATTTTTCATGTTGGTTGCAATTCTTTGGCAAGAGTAGTGTCAGCTAAAACAAAAGAGTAGTGTTAGCTCAACAAATATATTTAGCGAttatagtaatttaatttttacaaatcgCAGTTTGTCTTCAGGAGTAAACAGCAGCCCACAAGGCCACAACATGTACGTATCTATTAATCGAGTGTCAATTTTTCCACACCGTTACGCTTATGGCTtagatttcactttttttttgtgtgttaataTGCTTATAAGGTAGAGGAGCCAATCATCTAAGAATGAATATCCATTATAGAAAACACGAAATAGAATGTAAATAGTATCCTTCGGTTATAAATGTGGGTTCGTTCCAATACCATTTTGATGTAACAGATGGTTCAAAGTCTCCACTGGATTCATCTCTAGCACCGTTTGTTTCAATCTCAATAAACTTCAGTTTTGATTCAAGATGGTAAGAAAGCCATAAAACCAAGTACTACTCCGCAGGagacaataaaagaagaaacataccCAAGTCCAAGTGGAGTAACCAAGAATTTATACAAACCCCAAAATAAAGAGAAACACTGCAAAACTGAAAGGAAAATCATAATGTCAAAAGCTACAAAACTGCGAAATATGTACAATCCTAAAAGTTGTAAGTTCCAAAGATCTCTAAACTTGCATGTCGCTCCTAATAGTACTAGTATCCTCGTGTCACCAGTCTAACATCCAACGGCCAAAATGTACTCTTCCAATCTCTCACCGTCCGAGGCACAGTGCAGCATCAACATCAAGCCTCCAGGCAAAGCCACCATCACTCATCCTCCAAACATCACAGAACGATGTGATCGAACTCACCTCCATATCACGACACGTATACTGCAATCTCATCCTACATGTGAACGTACGGTACGTTACCAAAGGCTTCTCCTTCATCACAAGCCACACACTCATCTTACTACCACACTGCTTCTCCTCCTGATCTTTCCCAACAACCAAATCCTTGTACGACCGGTTAGTCCAAATGACTCTCCCTAAACCGTCAGATATAAAACCCGGACACGTGTCTCTCTCCAGTTTCATCCTCCTCTCCTCGTCCGTACACCCTAACTCATCATACTCTCCTTCCTCCACCACCCATCTCTCCGTTACACCCTCCACCGTCAGCAACGACGAGTACACAACCGTTTCCGTCATTAACTCCGTCTGATAACGTCTGATAGAGTTACCTCCGTCATTAAAACTCAGCCGCAACGCCGCCGCACCTAACTCCGGCGCCGGAGAAAAGTTTTTCTTCTCAGGAGTCTCCGGAAGAAGAGGCAGCGTCACGATCTCACCACCAGATCCGCTCTTCGTCTCTTCGTTTCTCCGTCTCTTGCTGTTACCGTTACTGTTAACAGATCCGCTACCGCTAGTACTGCTAGTGTTATTCTCCTTTGAATATTTTCTCTTACCTCGCCGTGATTTAGACGAAACGTTAGTTAACGCCGATCCGTTTTTATCCGTCGGTGAAGACGGAGATCCACCGGAATCAGGTCTCGGTGCAATCGGACGGTACCGGAGCATAATCCGATCAACCTTCGACATATCATATCCACCGCCACCGTACCTCGCGATACAACAACCTCCCCGGGAATTCATAGtactgttttatatatatatattctaacgAACctgtttagttttggttttgttggagAAAGATGAGGCGTGTTGGTGTTTGGTATATAAAGAAACGAAACTGTTACGTTCGACACGTTCGGAAGAAAACTCTGCCACGTGCGAGACCAAACGATGAACAGCGCAACGACGTGATTGGACGAAAGAGTAGAGACGTGGCGTGATGTTTGGGTCCAACATGAGACTCGCGGTACGAGGGGGGAGTGACGGACCAATGGGAGAGCGAGGAGTGGGTGCTTTAAGGTGCGGTGCGATTAAAGTTAGACACATAATAAGTCTGCGACTTTGGAGTTACGTGTAACTGAACGCGagggttttggttttaaagatgGCAGGACACATGGCCTAATCTTGTTT from Camelina sativa cultivar DH55 chromosome 2, Cs, whole genome shotgun sequence includes the following:
- the LOC104725112 gene encoding uncharacterized protein LOC104725112, which translates into the protein MNSRGGCCIARYGGGGYDMSKVDRIMLRYRPIAPRPDSGGSPSSPTDKNGSALTNVSSKSRRGKRKYSKENNTSSTSGSGSVNSNGNSKRRRNEETKSGSGGEIVTLPLLPETPEKKNFSPAPELGAAALRLSFNDGGNSIRRYQTELMTETVVYSSLLTVEGVTERWVVEEGEYDELGCTDEERRMKLERDTCPGFISDGLGRVIWTNRSYKDLVVGKDQEEKQCGSKMSVWLVMKEKPLVTYRTFTCRMRLQYTCRDMEVSSITSFCDVWRMSDGGFAWRLDVDAALCLGR